Proteins co-encoded in one Saccharomyces mikatae IFO 1815 strain IFO1815 genome assembly, chromosome: 14 genomic window:
- the YGP1 gene encoding Ygp1p (similar to Saccharomyces cerevisiae SPS100 (YHR139C) and YGP1 (YNL160W); ancestral locus Anc_2.98): MKFQVVLSTLLACSSAVVASPIENLFRYKSTKASHGKGINSTLPTWNGSNTSNVTYANETNSTSNTTTSESSQLQIIVTGGQVPITNSSLTHTNYTRLFNSSSALNITELYNVARVVNETIQDKSSSGAVVVTNAKSLEAVSFFLSIVFDTNKPVIVTEDSAYAIPVVNDKNAAKRGVLSVTSDKLVYSGVFTPPTACSYGAGLPVAIVDDQDEVKWFFGASKPTLISSSSVIRKEYRNFTSPFGLLENGVPIVPIVYDGGYSSSLIDSLSSAVQGLVVVSSGSTNSTSSSIESTKIPVVYAQANTPLNFIDNKDVPKSAVGAGYLSPIKAQILLSIAALNGVTSKSALENIFP, translated from the coding sequence atgaagttCCAAGTTGTTTTGTCCACCCTTTTGGCATGTTCGTCTGCCGTCGTTGCAAGTCCAATTGAGAACTTATTCAGATATAAGAGCACCAAGGCATCTCACGGAAAAGGTATTAACTCTACCTTGCCAACATGGAATGGATCTAATACAAGTAATGTAACCTATGCTAACGAAACAAACAGTACTTCTAATACTACTACTTCCGAAAGCAGCCAATTACAAATCATCGTAACAGGTGGTCAAGTGCCAATTACCAACAGCTCTTTGACACATACAAACTACACTAGACTATTCAACAGTTCCTCTGCTTTGAATATTACCGAATTGTACAATGTTGCTCGTGTTGTCAATGAAACAATCCAAGACAAATCGTCTTCTGGTGCTGTTGTTGTCACAAATGCCAAGTCTTTGGAAGCCGTCTCCTTCTTCCTCTCGATTGTCTTTGACACTAACAAGCCAGTTATTGTCACCGAAGATTCCGCCTATGCTATTCCAGTggttaatgataagaatgcTGCCAAGCGTGGTGTATTGTCCGTTACTTCTGATAAATTAGTGTACTCCGGCGTTTTCACTCCACCAACTGCTTGTTCGTATGGTGCTGGTTTGCCAGTTGCTATCGTCGATGATCAAGATGAAGTTAAGTGGTTCTTTGGTGCTTCTAAGCCaactttaatttcttctagCTCTGTCATCAGAAAGGAATACCGTAATTTCACCAGTCCATTTGGTCTCTTAGAAAATGGTGTACCAATTGTTCCAATTGTCTATGACGGTGGTTACTCCAGCAGTTTGATCGACTCTTTGAGTTCTGCTGTTCAAGGTTTGGTTGTTGTCTCTTCTGGTTCTACCAACTCAACCTCATCTTCCATTGAAAGCACTAAGATCCCAGTTGTGTACGCTCAAGCCAACACTCCATTGAACTTTATCGATAACAAAGATGTTCCAAAGAGTGCCGTAGGCGCCGGCTACTTGTCTCCAATCAAGGCTCAAATCTTGTTGTCCATTGCTGCTCTTAACGGTGTCACCTCCAAGTCTGCTTTGGAAAACATTTTCCCATGA
- the ASI2 gene encoding Asi2p (similar to Saccharomyces cerevisiae ASI2 (YNL159C); ancestral locus Anc_2.112), producing the protein MSTHQHHRHSYKVEKDDDDDYLFQRFLEESETRPSREPSPVTEQSQQELQQDVQQAIDGIFNSLRRNMSSTSNANRASNTGANRDVNGGTNADIRRATNANTTDPSFLARRQSPFRTFLRNLFILDYFIGLILFPFSMYNILRSGFNSMTFSENDFIVEIVGYWKFAKIFGSGGTTLIAYKDTSKLGLLGKFHNIIVFYSSPMVKHIMKNGDGKEFKLNWLKLMFSRIFELFVKISTILIYLAYGVSGTIYMVTAGFFFILCLLFTVIRRYKGVHRMLVSQRMTGPGVF; encoded by the coding sequence atgtCCACACATCAACACCACCGTCACAGTTATAAGGTAGAAAaagacgatgatgatgattatCTGTTTCAGCGATTTTTGGAAGAATCGGAAACTAGACCCAGTAGAGAACCATCGCCTGTAACCGAACAATCTCAGCAAGAACTACAACAGGATGTACAGCAAGCAATTGATGGTATATTCAACTCCCTTAGGAGGAATATGAGCTCTACTTCAAATGCAAATAGAGCTAGTAATACTGGTGCGAACAGAGATGTAAATGGAGGAACAAACGCAGATATCAGAAGGGCTACCAACGCTAATACAACCGATCCTTCATTTTTGGCAAGACGGCAAAGTCCTTTTAGAACTTTTCTTAGAAACCTGTTCATTCTGGATTACTTTATTGGACTAATATTATTCCCGTTTTCCATGTATAACATATTAAGGAGCGGATTCAACTCTATGACATTCTCAGAGAATGATTTCATTGTTGAAATTGTGGGATACTGGAAATTTGCCAAAATATTTGGTTCTGGTGGTACGACACTAATTGCGTATAAGGATACAAGTAAATTAGGGTTGTTAGGTAAGTttcataatattattgtattCTACTCCTCACCAATGGTTAAACATATTATGAAGAATGGCGATGGCAAAGAATTCAAGCTGAATTGGTTGAAATTGATGTTTTCCAGAATTTTCGAATTATTCGTCAAAATCTCTACAATTCTGATATATTTAGCTTATGGTGTGAGTGGTACTATCTATATGGTTACAGCtggctttttcttcatattaTGTCTACTATTCACTGTAATCAGAAGATACAAAGGCGTCCATAGAATGCTGGTTAGCCAAAGGATGACAGGACCAGGCGTATTTTAA
- the PGA1 gene encoding Pga1p (similar to Saccharomyces cerevisiae PGA1 (YNL158W); ancestral locus Anc_2.111) gives MGQPHFMKWIVASLLLFIGYVHANTESILYRVPHDFPLSKSRENVIFEKDTKMTPSISLLGETMGQTTVNINTTNLQLHNTTYIELTGLQRDETYQIKVCWSAIHPISIINLQTVIIPRFTEFQQTTSDYARVVVKFLTLTDSYPNEHTMVPIQISLVTTRLGIPVDIYPTLVIIVLLVVGLIITRAPRVLNDVLLKF, from the coding sequence ATGGGTCAACCACATTTTATGAAATGGATTGTCGCGTCTCTTTTATTGTTCATTGGATACGTACACGCTAATACAGAGTCAATTTTGTATAGAGTTCCCCATGATTTTCCACTCTCCAAGTCGAGAGAAAatgttatttttgaaaaggataCTAAAATGACACCTTCAATATCACTGTTGGGCGAAACAATGGGCCAAACCACTGTTAACATCAATACCACTAATTTGCAGTTGCATAACACTACTTATATTGAATTAACAGGTTTACAGCGAGATGAAACATACCAAATTAAAGTATGTTGGTCAGCCATACACCCAATTTCTATTATTAATCTTCAGACGGTCATTATACCGCGTTTCACTGAATTTCAGCAAACAACATCGGATTATGCAAGGGTAGTAGTGAAATTCCTGACGTTGACCGATTCATATCCCAATGAGCATACCATGGTTCCAATACAAATTTCACTAGTCACCACTCGGCTAGGCATCCCTGTGGATATCTATCCGACGTTGGTCATCATAGTTCTATTGGTGGTTGGTCTTATTATTACCCGGGCACCACGCGTATTGAACGACGTTTTGCTGAAATTTTAA
- the IGO1 gene encoding phosphatase regulator (similar to Saccharomyces cerevisiae IGO2 (YHR132W-A) and IGO1 (YNL157W); ancestral locus Anc_2.109), with amino-acid sequence MSNENLSPNSSNPDLTKLTNVEHQAIDTSKFSPNEMKLYKLYGKLPSKKDIFKHTMQKRKYFDSGDYALQKAGVQNNDPINYGKNNLPLTNPSKLREDIIRRRISTCPSTASTAGVVDSATLIQKEGSISSGPPSSNNGAIGSSSTSSTPTGNHSSSSSSLYTESPTR; translated from the coding sequence ATGTCGAATGAAAATTTGTCTCCTAATAGTAGTAACCCCGATTTAACTAAGTTGACTAACGTTGAACACCAAGCTATTGATACAAGCAAGTTCTCGCCCAATGAAATGAAATTATACAAATTGTATGGAAAGTTGccatcaaagaaagatattttcaaaCATACCAtgcaaaagagaaaatattttgataGCGGTGATTATGCATTACAAAAAGCAGGCGttcaaaataatgatcCAATAAATTATGGGAAGAACAATCTACCATTAACCAACCCTAGTAAACTACGAGAAGATAtaataagaagaagaataagcACTTGTCCGTCGACTGCATCTACTGCTGGGGTAGTAGATAGTGCAACGTTGATCCAGAAAGAAGGAAGTATATCTAGTGGGCCACCATCATCCAATAACGGCGCTATTGGAAGTAGCAGTACAAGTTCAACTCCAACTGGTAACCATAGTTCTTCGTCTTCTAGTTTGTACACTGAATCACCCACAAGATAA
- the NSG2 gene encoding Nsg2p (similar to Saccharomyces cerevisiae NSG1 (YHR133C) and NSG2 (YNL156C); ancestral locus Anc_2.108) has translation MANKREPAPEKSTESICSLTKPQLYSLYDDDVVRSEDNEIYEELKRSVSIDSGKYSRDQTIDSTFYSADKAGGSLPRNAISSNNLERILSASSIHENFPSRTRQTRQNFFHFFQAILILSLSGFAYHELSRNLHDNHLLHPEFASRPLLLGVKLCNWLSNGVLPDWLGYAVEGVLFGSIVPILDNIFQTEVVRSSAHHDSLTSVIRSINAMLGVTFGIRKIQWNSSLQAAGAWGLLNVILWLFFDGSISMLMSCICIGIGCCISCYKDIFDGSQFLYFMDFYFLGSLMFGKLGRYLYSH, from the coding sequence ATGGCCAATAAAAGAGAACCAGCTCCAGAGAAGAGTACCGAATCAATCTGCTCTTTAACTAAACCGCAGCTGTATTCATtatatgatgatgacgtaGTGAGATCAGAAGATAACGAAATTTATGAAGAGTTGAAACGCTCTGTCTCTATAGACTCTGGCAAATATAGTAGAGATCAAACTATTGATTCAACTTTCTACTCGGCCGATAAAGCTGGCGGCTCGCTGCCAAGGAATGCGATTTCGTCTAATAACTTGGAAAGAATATTATCAGCTTCATCCATTCACGAGAACTTTCCGTCAAGAACGAGGCAAACCCGTcagaatttctttcatttctttcaagcCATCTTGATCCTGTCGTTGAGTGGTTTCGCATATCATGAACTGTCCAGAAATTTGCATGATAATCATCTGTTACATCCAGAATTTGCATCGAGACCTCTTCTTCTGGGTGTCAAACTCTGTAACTGGCTATCAAATGGTGTTCTGCCTGACTGGTTAGGTTACGCCGTCGAAGGGGTGTTATTTGGTTCTATTGTACCAATTCTAgataatattttccaaaCAGAGGTTGTTAGGAGTTCTGCACATCATGATAGCTTGACCTCTGTCATTAGAAGTATTAACGCCATGTTGGGAGTTACATTCGGAATCAGGAAAATACAGTGGAACTCTTCTTTACAAGCTGCAGGTGCTTGGGGCCTTCTGAATGTTATATTATGGTTGTTTTTTGACGGTTCAATATCCATGCTGATGAGCTGCATCTGTATTGGAATAGGTTGTTGTATCTCATGTTATAAGGACATTTTCGACGGTTCTCAATTTCTATATTTCATGgatttttatttccttgGTTCTCTGATGTTCGGTAAATTAGGAAGATATCTATATTCTCATTAA
- the CUZ1 gene encoding Cuz1p (similar to Saccharomyces cerevisiae YNL155W; ancestral locus Anc_2.106), whose product MSAAIKKETGMLDVGKHCAYCRQLDFLPFHCSFCNEDFCSKHRLKEDHHCSWLLEHEEALKANKSPNKSQNGIHSNNEAYFKSLLPERASVRVQIATKEKERSKDSNTTKVGSTLNSKTLDKILKFFQKNEKKNSHNKSKKNFNSSSNKIIQLANLKKISKGDTKIPMQNRIYVWCYSVDGEEKDNTIEDAKVPIYINKIWPVGRAMDYLSIQLNVKSSTLTSSSSNETFQLYKLKNGNPISFDKIEPSLRVTNEIKDLDTLYLIRGNADEKLN is encoded by the coding sequence ATGTCGGCGGctattaaaaaagaaactggaATGTTAGATGTGGGAAAACACTGTGCTTATTGTAGACAGCTAGATTTCTTACCCTTCCATTGCTCTTTTTGCAACGAAGATTTCTGCTCAAAACATAGACTAAAGGAGGACCATCACTGTAGTTGGTTATTGGAACACGAGGAAGCCCTTAAAGCCAATAAAAGTCCAAACAAAAGCCAGAATGGCATACATTCAAATAACGAAGCATATTTCAAGAGTCTGTTGCCTGAAAGGGCTAGCGTCAGAGTTCAGATAGCAACTAAGGAAAAAGAGCGTTCGAAGGATTCCAATACTACTAAGGTGGGCTCGACTTTAAACTCAAAGACACTGGACAAGATATTAaaattcttccaaaaaaatgagaaaaaaaatagccacaacaaatcaaagaaaaatttcaattcttcgtcgaacaaaattattcaattgGCTAATCTTAAGAAAATCTCTAAAGGTGACACAAAGATTCCTATGCAAAACAGGATCTATGTTTGGTGCTACTCCGTGGATGGTGAGGAAAAAGATAATACCATCGAGGATGCGAAAGTTCCAATATATATTAACAAAATTTGGCCTGTAGGTAGAGCCATGGACTATTTGTCTATTCAGTTAAACGTAAAATCTAGCACATTGACTAGCTCAAGTTCTAATGaaacttttcaactttataaattgaaaaacGGCAATCCGATttcatttgataaaattgaaCCTTCTTTAAGGGTCACTAATGAGATTAAAGATCTTGATACTTTGTATTTGATACGCGGTAATGCTGACGAAAAATTAAACTGA
- the YCK2 gene encoding serine/threonine protein kinase YCK2 (similar to Saccharomyces cerevisiae YCK1 (YHR135C) and YCK2 (YNL154C); ancestral locus Anc_2.105), with translation MSQVQSPVTATNSGLAVNNISNTMNSQMPNRSNVRLVNGTLPPSLHVSSNLNHNTGNSSASHSGSQSRDDSTIVGLHYKIGKKIGEGSFGVLFEGTNMINGLPVAIKFEPRKTEAPQLKDEYRTYKILAGTPGIPQAYYFGQEGLHNILVIDLLGPSLEDLFDWCGRRFSVKTVVQVAVQMITLIEDLHAHDLIYRDIKPDNFLIGRPGQSDANKVHLIDFGMAKQYRDPKTKQHIPYREKKSLSGTARYMSINTHLGREQSRRDDMEAMGHVFFYFLRGQLPWQGLKAPNNKQKYEKIGEKKRLTNVYDLAQGLPIQFGRYLEIVRNLSFEETPDYEGYRMLLLSVLDDLGEAADGQYDWMKLNGGRGWDLSINKKPNLHGYGHPNPPNEKSKRHRSKNHQYSSPDHHHYNQQQQAQAQAQAQAQAQAQAQAKAQQQQQLQQAQAQQQANRYQLQQGDSHYDEERETSKLDPTSYEAYQQQTQQKYAQQQQKQLQQKSKQFANTNVNGQTNKYPYNAQPTTNDEQEAKNATQDRNSNKSSKGFFSKLGCC, from the coding sequence ATGTCTCAAGTGCAAAGTCCTGTAACGGCAACGAACTCCGGTTTAGCTGTCAATAATATTTCTAACACAATGAACTCACAAATGCCTAATCGTAGCAATGTTAGACTGGTCAATGGTACTTTACCTCCTTCACTGCACGTCAGCTCAAATTTAAACCACAACACTGGTAACAGCTCCGCCTCTCATTCCGGTTCACAGTCTCGCGACGATTCTACTATAGTTGGATTGCACTATAAGAtaggtaaaaaaattggtgaaGGTTCATTTGGTGTGCTTTTCGAAGGTACAAACATGATCAATGGGCTACCAGTGGCTATCAAATTTGAACCGAGGAAAACCGAGGCTCCACAACTAAAGGACGAATATAGGACCTATAAAATTTTAGCAGGAACTCCTGGTATACCTCAAGCATATTATTTTGGTCAAGAAGGCCTGCATAATATATTAGTTATTGATCTTTTGGGCCCCTCTTTGGAGGATCTGTTCGATTGGTGTGGAAGGAGATTTTCGGTGAAAACTGTAGTACAAGTTGCGGTACAAATGATAACCTTAATTGAAGATTTGCACGCTCATGATTTGATATATCGTGATATTAAACCTGATAATTTCCTGATTGGGAGACCGGGTCAATCAGATGCTAACAAGGTTCATTTAATCGATTTTGGCATGGCTAAACAGTATCGTGATCCAAAGACTAAACAACATATCCCATACagggaaaagaaatcattaAGCGGCACAGCAAGATATATGTCTATAAATACTCATTTGGGTAGAGAACAATCCAGAAGAGACGATATGGAAGCGATGGGtcatgttttcttttatttcttgagAGGTCAATTACCATGGCAAGGTTTGAAAGCACCAAATAACAAGCAGAAATACGAAAAGATcggtgaaaagaaaaggttaACGAACGTTTACGATTTAGCTCAGGGCCTACCAATACAATTTGGCAGGTATTTGGAAATTGTCAGAAATTTATCGTTTGAGGAAACTCCTGATTATGAAGGCTACCGTATGCTACTTTTATCTGTACTGGATGATTTAGGCGAAGCAGCAGATGGTCAATATGATTGGATGAAATTAAATGGTGGTCGTGGTTGGGATTTGTCGATAAACAAGAAGCCAAACTTGCACGGTTATGGACATCCAAATCCACCAAacgaaaaatcaaaaaggcATAGAAGCAAAAACCATCAATATTCATCACCTGACCACCACCACTATAATCAACAGCAACAAGCCCAAGCCCAAGCCCAGGCCCAAGCCCAAGCCCAAGCCCAAGCCCAGGCAAAAGcgcaacaacaacagcaattGCAACAAGCTCAGGCCCAACAACAAGCAAATCGTTACCAATTACAACAAGGTGATTCTCATTATGATGAGGAAAGAGAAACATCCAAGCTCGATCCAACTTCATACGAAGCATATCAGCAACAGACTCAACAAAAGTATGCTCAGCAACAGCAAAAGCAATTGCAACAAAAATCTAAACAGTTTGCTAATACAAATGTTAATGGTCAAACTAACAAGTATCCATATAATGCGCAGCCAACAACCAACGACGAACAGGAAGCCAAAAACGCAACGCAAGATAGAAATAGTAATAAATCGTCGAAGGGATTTTTCAGTAAGCTGGGATGTTGTTGA
- the GIM3 gene encoding tubulin-binding prefolding complex subunit GIM3 (similar to Saccharomyces cerevisiae GIM3 (YNL153C); ancestral locus Anc_2.101), producing the protein MELLPQGQRNNTQVTFEDQQKINEFSKLIMRKDTIAQELTLQRQEKEYLDDVSLEIELIDEDEPVQYKVGELFIFMKQSKVTAQLEEDTQTLDNKIQILEDKQGDIDARLDALKAALYAKFGDNINLER; encoded by the coding sequence ATGGAATTGTTACCTCAGGGTCAAAGGAACAACACTCAAGTGACCTTTGAAGATCAGCAGAAGATCAACGAATTCTCGAAGTTGATCATGCGCAAAGACACCATCGCGCAGGAGTTAACTTTACAGAGGCAGGAGAAGGAGTATCTCGATGATGTTTCTCTAGAAATCGAACTAATTGATGAGGATGAGCCCGTGCAATATAAGGTGGGCGaactcttcatcttcatgAAGCAGAGCAAAGTTACCGCACAGCTCGAAGAAGACACACAAACTCTCGACAACAAAATACAGATTTTGGAAGACAAACAAGGAGACATTGATGCTCGTCTTGATGCTCTGAAGGCTGCCCTTTATGCCAAGTTTGGTGATAATATCAACCTTGAACGTTAG
- the INN1 gene encoding Inn1p (similar to Saccharomyces cerevisiae INN1 (YNL152W); ancestral locus Anc_2.124), which yields MSEEVWSGNQGILSVYVSKARDLPNLNKLDKQNVMLRLRIAHMTRASNTLHRAGQNPVFHYLEEFEITPEIRPLMYVEVYCDRRKKSPLPIGRCEIDLLNAIRADPKEGYCTWYELKRSGDEFAGTIFIELTFTPKVARLNRDALNKEMERLDSSMAMRPIPPLPTESEYDYVHGSTMRQITPQRVSTNHENNPEGNSYRNANFFSMSSKSDTAVLVNDDDPTVLPPTFAASMGTTSTLETNDTAISNTSDTKFHFANLRKLKEKINIFKNPDSSTNNCQNESNKVDIEALQKAIGVTSLSYSDDDNDDDNNNNNNNDNNNDDNDEDGVRKVFYSSSHRVSHNFNQPPLPPIPTRNETSNYVGSHSGRLVSTGRASRQTSPSSSPRPLPSALNSPRLPPLPTSVNSNFSSRKNSVSPTRRRPPPRFS from the coding sequence ATGTCCGAAGAAGTATGGAGTGGAAATCAAGGAATCCTGTCCGTATACGTGAGCAAAGCTAGAGACTTGCCAAATTTGAATAAGCTGGACAAACAAAATGTAATGCTTAGGTTACGAATAGCTCATATGACAAGAGCGAGTAACACATTACATCGCGCAGGTCAAAACCctgtttttcattatttagAAGAGTTTGAGATCACCCCAGAGATAAGGCCGCTAATGTACGTAGAGGTTTACTGTGatagaaggaaaaaatcgCCGTTGCCAATTGGAAGATGTGAAATAGATTTGTTAAATGCTATTAGAGCAGACCCCAAAGAGGGTTATTGTACCTGGTATGAACTGAAAAGAAGTGGGGATGAATTTGCGGGCACGATTTTCATTGAGTTAACATTCACTCCTAAAGTGGCCCGTTTGAATAGAGATGCCCTcaacaaagaaatggaaagaTTGGATTCATCTATGGCCATGAGACCGATACCACCATTGCCAACTGAATCAGAATATGATTATGTTCATGGCTCTACTATGAGACAAATTACACCACAGCGTGTCAGCACAAACCATGAGAACAACCCTGAGGGAAATTCCTACAGAAATGCGAACTTCTTCTCTATGTCATCCAAATCAGACACAGCAGTGTTAGTTAACGATGATGATCCCACAGTTTTGCCACCAACTTTTGCGGCTTCCATGGGCACAACCTCCACATTAGAAACTAACGACACTGCTATATCAAACACTTCGGATACCAAGTTCCATTTTGCCAATCTAAGAAAACTAAAAGAGAAGATAAATATATTTAAAAATCCCGATAGCTCGACAAACAACTGCCAAAATGAATCCAACAAAGTGGACATTGAGGCACTTCAAAAGGCCATTGGCGTAACATCCTTGTCTTAcagtgatgatgataatgatgatgataataacaataataataataatgataataataatgatgataatgacgaAGACGGCGTACGCAAAGTTTTTTATTCCTCTAGCCATAGAGTTTCCCATAACTTCAATCAACCACCTTTGCCACCTATACCGACCAGGAATGAGACGTCTAATTATGTAGGTTCGCACAGTGGTCGTTTAGTTTCGACAGGTAGGGCCTCACGGCAAacttctccttcttctaGCCCACGTCCTCTTCCATCGGCCTTGAACTCCCCAAGGTTACCGCCTCTACCGACCAGTGTAAATTCCAACTTTAGTTCGAGGAAAAATTCAGTGTCACccacaagaagaagaccaCCACCAAGGTTCAGCTAA
- the RPC31 gene encoding DNA-directed RNA polymerase III subunit C31 (similar to Saccharomyces cerevisiae RPC31 (YNL151C); ancestral locus Anc_2.122) → MSSYRGGGRGGGNNYMSNLPFGLGYGDVGKNHITEFPSIPLPINGPITNKERSLAVKYINFAKTIKDGPFYTGSMNLIIDQQDKNKSGKRKTNIILDEDDTNDGIERYSDKYLKKRKIGISIDDHPYNLNLFPNELYNVMGINKKKLLAISKFNNADDVFTGTGLQDENIGLSMLAKLKELAEDVDDVSPGDGTAKGTKTGEGDDDDLADDDFEEDEDEEDDDDYNAEKYFNNGDDDDYGDEEEPNEEAAF, encoded by the coding sequence ATGAGTTCTTATAGAGGTGGTGGTAGAGGCGGTGGTAATAACTATATGAGCAATCTGCCCTTTGGGCTAGGTTACGGAGACGTGGGCAAGAATCACATTACAGAGTTCCCATCTATTCCACTACCCATCAATGGGCCAATAACAAACAAGGAAAGATCTTTGGCGGTAAAATATATTAATTTCGCGAAGACTATCAAAGACGGCCCATTTTATACtggatcaatgaatttgaTAATAGATCAACAAGACAAAAACAAGAGCGGTAAACGCAAAACCAATATAATTCTAGACGAAGACGATACCAATGACGGCATTGAAAGATACTCCGACAAATAtctaaagaaaagaaaaataggCATCTCCATTGATGATCATCCGTATAATTTAAACCTCTTCCCCAATGAACTGTACAATGTTATGGGgatcaacaaaaaaaaactattagCCATCTCTAAATTCAACAATGCTGATGATGTTTTCACTGGTACAGGTTTACAAGATGAAAACATTGGACTTTCTATGTTGgcaaaattaaaagaacTAGCAGAAGATGTGGATGATGTCTCGCCGGGTGATGGAACAGCAAAAGGAACTAAAACAGGTGAAggtgacgatgatgatttggCGGACGATGATttcgaagaagatgaagacgaagaagacgatgatgattatAATGCTGAAAAGTATTTCAATAATggtgacgatgatgattacggtgatgaagaggaaCCAAATGAAGAGGCCGCCTTTTAA
- the PGA2 gene encoding Pga2p (similar to Saccharomyces cerevisiae PGA2 (YNL149C); ancestral locus Anc_2.121) produces the protein MSEVAETWIETLVAKIINYDYKHFIRLVIIVGGYLLVRNIASRELAKKQLAAQVEKDKQDKEEKRSKDLIDRPDESAVAKTTSFGWGKKTRKRVKKQQELFENALEEAKKRQQGMEPDSDADIEELLEE, from the coding sequence ATGTCTGAAGTAGCAGAAACTTGGATTGAGACCTTGGTGGCAAAAATAATCAACTATGACTACAAACATTTCATAAGATTGGTGATAATTGTGGGTGGTTATTTACTTGTTAGAAATATCGCATCGAGAGAATTGGCGAAGAAACAATTGGCCGCTCAAGTAGAAAAGGACAAACAAGACAAGGAGGAAAAGAGGTCTAAGGATCTAATTGATAGACCGGATGAGAGTGCAGTTGCGAAAACAACTTCGTTTGGTTGGGGCAAAAAAACTAGGAAAAGGGTCAAAAAGCAACAGGAGTTATTTGAAAACGCTCTGGAAGAGGCCAAGAAAAGACAACAGGGAATGGAGCCAGACAGCGATGCTGATATCGAAGAGCTGTTGGAAGAATAG